In the Pseudorasbora parva isolate DD20220531a chromosome 23, ASM2467924v1, whole genome shotgun sequence genome, one interval contains:
- the rab1bb gene encoding RAB1B, member RAS oncogene family b, which produces MNPEYDYLFKLLLIGDSGVGKSCILLRFADDTYTESFISTIGVDFKIRTIELDGKTIKLQIWDTAGQERFRTITSSYYRGAHGIIVVYDVTDQESYNNVKQWLKEIDRYASENVNKLLVGNKCDLTTKKVVDYTTAKEFADSLGIPFLETSAKNATNVEQAFMTMAEEIKKRMRPGTSGGSEKPDLKIESTPVKQSGGGCC; this is translated from the exons ATGAACCCTGAATA tGACTACTTATTCAAGCTTCTTCTGATTGGAGATTCTGGAGTTGGAAAATCCTGCATTCTCTTGCGTTTTGCA GACGACACCTACACAGAGAGTTTCATCAGCACGATCGGAGTGGATTTCAAGATCCGAACTATTGAGTTGGATGGAAAAACTATTAAACTGCAGATA TGGGACACTGCTGGACAGGAGAGATTCCGCACGATTACATCCAGCTACTACAGAGGAGCTCACGGGATCATCGTTGTGTATGATGTCACAGATCAG GAATCCTACAACAACGTGAAACAGTGGCTGAAGGAAATCGATCGCTATGCGAGTGAAAATGTCAACAAACTACTTGTAGGAAATAAGTGTGACCTCACTACAAAAAAAGTTGTGGACTACACTACAGCTAAG GAGTTCGCTGACTCTCTTGGCATCCCTTTCCTTGAGACGAGTGCCAAAAATGCCACGAACGTGGAGCAGGCCTTCATGACCATGGCAGAGGAAATTAAGAAGCGCATGAGACCAGGGACTTCAGGGGGTTCCGAGAAACCTGATCTTAAAATCGAAAGCACCCCGGTGAAACAGTCAGGCGGTGGATGCTGTTAG